One segment of Nostoc piscinale CENA21 DNA contains the following:
- a CDS encoding SWIM zinc finger family protein — MSIPKISEFTIRRYANAKSYQRGEAYFESGAVDTIIRRGNLLHAEVDGSEARPYRVSLSFDGHSLTSANCTCAYNFDGWCKHIVATLLVCVRQPEIIEHRPTLEQLLDRLDHVQTQRLVQELVAEHPQLIETIDRHVTWMTNPLPKTKKLKSLRQNAIDTSAFRRQVRQIIHDGVRYLEDGCEEDPIAEELLGLVQSAVDLIERGEGNKAIAVLEAITSTCIENWYEVAEYGADYDEIAWELNNAWCEAILTADLTPEEKVDIQVNLEVWQDEWDVDFGLSLEALRQGWDYPLLTEVLQGKMSERGVWETTIPDYADDLALIRLKILERQERYQEYLYLAEAEGQTRQYLTMLGRLGRVEEALEAAQTEMNSMEEAFALGKTLQEQGALQQALHIAQIGLQLKGNCQYDLGLWTSDLAQKLGDQTTALQAKKLAFQAHPSLEEYQDIQDLAGEEWLQIKPDLLKILRVYSGWETAPIKVDIFLYEGLIDDAIAIANDLNVYYADIIHRVMDAAIPLRPHWVITHACRLAEAIMNAGKAEYYDAAVDWLRKARAAYIASNKQADWSNYRAKLMEIHARKRKLMGMLQGRDME, encoded by the coding sequence ATGTCTATTCCCAAAATCAGTGAATTTACCATCCGTCGTTATGCCAACGCTAAGTCTTACCAAAGGGGTGAGGCTTATTTCGAGTCTGGTGCTGTAGATACTATTATTCGCCGTGGTAATCTATTACACGCAGAAGTTGATGGCAGTGAAGCTAGACCTTATCGTGTCAGCCTCAGTTTTGATGGCCATAGTTTAACTTCAGCAAATTGCACCTGTGCCTACAATTTTGATGGATGGTGTAAACACATTGTGGCAACGCTGCTTGTTTGTGTGCGCCAGCCAGAGATTATTGAGCATCGTCCGACGTTAGAGCAATTGCTTGATCGGCTGGATCACGTTCAGACACAAAGGCTAGTACAAGAATTAGTGGCAGAACATCCCCAACTGATTGAGACAATTGATCGTCATGTTACCTGGATGACAAATCCTTTGCCTAAGACAAAAAAGCTCAAGTCTCTGCGGCAAAATGCGATTGATACCAGTGCTTTTCGGCGGCAAGTACGGCAGATTATTCACGATGGTGTGCGCTACCTTGAGGATGGCTGTGAAGAAGATCCCATTGCTGAGGAATTGCTGGGTTTGGTGCAGTCGGCGGTAGACTTGATTGAACGGGGAGAAGGAAATAAAGCGATCGCAGTTTTAGAGGCGATTACTTCTACCTGTATTGAAAATTGGTATGAAGTTGCTGAATATGGTGCAGATTATGATGAAATTGCCTGGGAATTAAATAATGCTTGGTGTGAAGCTATTCTGACTGCTGACTTGACTCCCGAAGAAAAAGTTGACATCCAAGTAAATTTGGAAGTTTGGCAAGATGAATGGGATGTGGATTTTGGCTTAAGTTTAGAAGCTTTGCGCCAAGGCTGGGATTACCCGCTACTCACAGAAGTTCTCCAAGGCAAAATGAGTGAACGGGGAGTGTGGGAAACAACTATTCCTGATTATGCCGATGATTTAGCTTTAATTCGGTTGAAAATTCTCGAACGCCAAGAACGTTATCAAGAATATTTATATTTGGCGGAAGCGGAAGGACAAACGCGGCAATATTTAACTATGCTGGGTAGACTCGGCAGAGTAGAAGAAGCCTTAGAAGCTGCCCAAACCGAAATGAATTCAATGGAAGAAGCATTCGCTTTGGGCAAAACTCTGCAAGAACAAGGCGCATTACAACAAGCTTTGCATATTGCTCAAATTGGCTTGCAATTAAAGGGAAATTGTCAATATGACTTGGGTTTATGGACAAGTGATTTAGCCCAAAAATTAGGTGATCAAACCACAGCTTTGCAAGCCAAAAAACTAGCTTTTCAAGCACATCCTTCTTTAGAAGAATATCAAGATATTCAAGATTTGGCTGGGGAAGAATGGCTGCAAATTAAACCTGATTTATTGAAAATTCTGCGGGTTTATAGTGGTTGGGAAACTGCCCCCATCAAAGTAGATATTTTCTTATATGAAGGATTAATTGATGATGCGATCGCGATCGCTAATGATTTAAATGTCTATTATGCTGACATTATTCATCGGGTGATGGATGCTGCCATTCCCCTTCGCCCTCATTGGGTAATTACTCATGCTTGTCGCCTGGCCGAAGCAATTATGAATGCGGGGAAAGCAGAGTATTATGATGCCGCAGTTGACTGGCTAAGAAAAGCTCGTGCGGCTTACATTGCGTCAAATAAACAAGCCGACTGGTCAAATTATCGCGCCAAATTAATGGAAATCCACGCCCGCAAGCGCAAATTGATGGGAATGTTGCAAGGACGAGATATGGAATAA